A window of Panicum virgatum strain AP13 chromosome 8K, P.virgatum_v5, whole genome shotgun sequence contains these coding sequences:
- the LOC120646172 gene encoding 21.9 kDa heat shock protein-like, with product MAAASRKAPASGAAVLASATVVVALLAQAVPAAALVPYGRGLAWDLLDDPFRVLEQSPFSAVSAAPSRVAGGAEAAGVALARCDWKETPDAHVISVDVPGVRREDVRVEVEEGSRVLRVSGERRAEEEKEGERWHRAERAAGRFWRRFRMPAGADVDRVAARLEAGVLTVTVPKVAGHRGREPRVISIAGGDEGGDEATEVRASKAEM from the coding sequence ATGGCTGCTGCATCAAGGAAGGCGCCGGCTTCCGGAGCCGCCGTCCTCGCGTCGgcgacggtggtggtggcgctgcTGGCGCAGGCCGTGCCCGCCGCGGCGCTGGTGCCGTACGGGCGCGGGCTGGCGTGGGACCTGCTCGACGACCCGTTCCGGGTGCTCGAGCAGTCGCCGTTCTCGGCCGTCTCGGCGGCGCCGAGCAgggtggcgggcggcgccgaggcggcgggGGTGGCCCTGGCGCGGTGCGACTGGAAGGAGACCCCCGACGCGCACGTCATCTCGGTGGACGTGCCCGGGGTGCGGCGGGAGGACGTGAGGGTCGAGGTTGAGGAGGGCAGCCGGGTGCTCCGCGtgtccggcgagcggcgggcggaggaggagaaggagggcgAGCGGTGGCACCGCGCCGAGCGCGCCGCGGGCCGGTTCTGGCGCCGGTTCCGGatgcccgccggcgccgacgtcGACCGCGTCGCGGCCAGGCTGGAGGCCGGCGTGCTCACCGTCACCGTGCCCAAGGTCGCCGGGCACCGCGGGCGGGAGCCGCGCGTCATCagcatcgccggcggcgacgagggcggCGACGAGGCGACGGAGGTCAGGGCGTCCAAGGCCGAGATGTGA
- the LOC120645460 gene encoding nascent polypeptide-associated complex subunit alpha, muscle-specific form-like — protein MPKPPRPHLPPCALEPTRGGPSSTGSAFRAAAPSPTGGASAAAPSSTGGPLFFLALEVLRPSPNSAEPYPGRIGACAAEATCAPPPERGPFVDLRSPAALRQIEPTLSFPVTSSSSPTHSPCVLASPPPGRSRCCSPLRVPTAGRPTAFLPLSPSRLPTLHRPNSTAVVPGRGHGHAHGVRELGLGWATH, from the coding sequence ATGCCGAAGCCTCCGCGGCCGCACCTCCCTCCCTGCGCCTTGGAGCCTACCCGCGGCGGCCCCTCCTCGACCGGCAGCGCCTTCCGCGCGGCGGCCCCCTCCCCAACCGGCGGCGCCTCCGCGGCGGCCCCTTCCTCGACGGGCGgccccctcttcttcctcgcgctTGAGGtcctccgcccctccccgaACTCGGCCGAGCCCTACCCCGGCCGAATCGGGGCTTGCGCCGCTGAAGCCACCTGTGCTCCTCCGCCGGAGCGCGGCCCGTTCGTCGATCTCCGTTCTCCTGCCGCCCTCCGTCAAATCGAGCCCACATTGAGCTTCCCCGtaacctcctcttcctccccaaCCCATTCCCCCTGTGTTCTTGCTTCGCCGCCACCGGGGCGCAGCCGCTGCTGCTCACCGCTGCGCGTCCCCACCGCGGGCCGCCCCACCGCCTTCTTGCCTCTCTCACCTTCTCGCCTCCCTACCCTGCATCGGCCGAACTCCACCGCCGTCGTGCCTGGTCGTGGCCATGGCCATGCCCATGGTGTGCGGGAGCtggggctgggctgggccactcactga
- the LOC120645461 gene encoding protein NRT1/ PTR FAMILY 1.1-like, translating into MRAVEQMGMGCGERKQLCAFSEGCERIVNTAVSANIIIYLTKEYHMGAAASAVIVFAYQAATNFLPIFGAILSDALWGRFLTISVTLIACTIGAVLLWLTTMVPILVAEDCGNKDQNSQSCQSPTTLQHFVLLTSLVFLSIGASGVRPCSLPFGVDQFAHWSGARKDRALKVLFSLYYVSMGGSAIISITLIVYLQDRLGWKIGFAISVAIMAFATFLNIVTSPIYIKMNPQKNTWLSLVQVIFTAIRNRHIQFPEAGNGMQYHNTGELEIVPSSKMRFLNRACVLRAHADSSNIEVLNTNSSNVCTVEQVEDLKRTLSIIPLWSAMITSLLIQQASFRVLQADTMDRHVGTTKFRMPAGSIPIFEVITFTLWSGCFDRFMMLFLQKITGKVLVLSHKQRMGIGVLFSIASALAASIVESIRRKQAIKQGLEGNTDGIVNMSALWLAPQCVFAGLTSAFGSIGQMEFYYAVLPKTMSSLAMALLPLAIGVANIVGTHVLLVKCLT; encoded by the exons ATGCGGGCGGTGGAGCAGATGGGGATGGGTTGCGGGGAGCGGAAGCAGCTGTGCGCCT TTAGTGAAGGATGTGAAAGGATTGTGAACACGGCTGTCAGCGCAAATATTATTATATACTTGACCAAAGAGTACCATATGGGAGCTGCAGCTAGTGCAGTGATTGTATTTGCCTACCAAGCAGCCACAAATTTCTTACCTATCTTTGGGGCTATTCTGTCTGATGCGCTATGGGGCCGCTTTCTCACAATCTCAGTCACACTTATTGCGTGCACAATT GGAGCTGTTCTTCTGTGGTTGACAACAATGGTTCCAATATTGGTCGCAGAAGATTGTGGAAATAAAGATCAGAATAGCCAGAGTTGTCAATCACCGACAACATTACAGCATTTTGTCTTGCTAACTTCCTTAGTTTTCTTATCAATTGGCGCAAGTGGCGTTCGTCCTTGCAGCCTTCCTTTTGGTGTGGACCAGTTTGCTCACTGGAGTGGTGCTAGAAAAGACCGTGCACTCAAAGTTTTATTTAGCTTGTATTATGTATCAATGGGTGGCTCAGCAATTATTTCTATAACTCTCATCGTATACTTGCAAGACAGACTAGGCTGGAAGATTGGTTTTGCCATTTCCGTAGCTATAATGGCATTTGCTACATTTTTAAACATTGTAACATCTCCTATTTACATCAAGATGAATCCACAGAAAAACACATGGCTTAGCTTAGTGCAAGTGATATTCACTGCTATAAGGAATCGACACATTCAATTTCCTGAAGCAGGTAACGGTATGCAATACCACAACACTGGAGAACTGGAGATAGTCCCATCAAGCAAAATGAG GTTCCTGAACAGAGCATGTGTGCTGAGGGCGCATGCAGATAGTTCTAACATCGAAGTTCTCAACACCAATTCGTCGAATGTATGTACAGTTGAGCAAGTCGAAGACCTCAAGCGTACACTAAGTATCATCCCTTTGTGGTCGGCCATGATTACCAGTTTGTTGATACAACAGGCTTCCTTTAGGGTGCTACAGGCAGACACCATGGACCGTCATGTTGGTACCACAAAGTTCCGAATGCCTGCTGGTTCCATTCCAATCTTTGAAGTAATTACTTTTACATTGTGGTCAGGGTGCTTCGACAGATTCATGATGCTATTCCTTCAAAAGATCACAGGGAAAGTGCTAGTGCTCAGTCATAAGCAGAGAATGGGCATTGGTGTGCTGTTTTCTATTGCATCTGCTCTTGCGGCATCAATAGTAGAGTCTATTCGGAGGAAGCAAGCAATAAAGCAGGGTTTGGAAGGTAACACTGATGGAATTGTGAATATGTCAGCATTGTGGCTAGCACCTCAGTGTGTTTTTGCTGGTCTCACCAGTGCATTTGGATCCATAGGACAGATGGAATTTTACTATGCGGTGCTACCGAAGACAATGAGTAGCTTAGCAATGGCCCTCCTTCCCCTAGCAATAGGAGTAGCCAACATTGTAGGTACG CATGTACTACTTGTTAAGTGTCTTACTTAA